DNA from Triticum aestivum cultivar Chinese Spring chromosome 7D, IWGSC CS RefSeq v2.1, whole genome shotgun sequence:
GCTTGTTTCCATCAGCTTTATAACTTCTTGCTCAAAGACCAAGCTGTCTTCTGGGCCTGCTGCGTCCAGAAGCCCTTGTGAAGCGGTTGGAGATGATAGAGGTGAATTGCTACGGCCCTGTGGAAAGTTCGACAGTGCAATAAAAATTGAGTACACGGGCATTCTAGAGAAAAAGCAAGGACTTGACTTGAATGAAGTGTTTATTCATCAGTACTGGTATTGGTAAATTAAATTTGGTTACATTCAACCAAATTAAAGCCATGAAAAATACAAAAGAATCTAATATAAATTCTAACTACAATGCAAGTGGAGCTCTAAGACTCCTGAATAATCACGAAGCATATTATGGTCATAAAAGTAGTGTAACCAACTGTAGAAATGCAACAACGAAAAAACACGTCATTGTCTACCAATTTTTTTTATGCCTATAGTCACAACAAGGAGCTATTCACTTTATACAAACAGAAAAGTTTTCGTACCTCAGTTTGAGATTCTGCAAGGAGGGGAAGAACTGCCCCGGGAGCTCCTAGCCTACTCATGCTTAAGACCTGTAATGTTGAAACCAGGGCGATTTGTTTCAGAGAAAGGAAATGAAGGAGAATGACAACCAACAGGGAAAGTTACTACTCATGAACATGTTTGTGGACGCACCTTCACCTGAAGCTGAAGAAATTTCACATAATCAATTATTTCATCGAGCATTGATGATTTATCTGCCTGCTCACATAAAAAAGACTATTGGTTAGGAATTCCAAATTTCATTGTTATACTATTTTATTCGAGAGTGACCAATAAACTTAAGGAAAAGTTAATTTTATTAACTTTGCAATGTTCTAAACCAGGCATGGATAACAGTATAGGTGGCACACATTTTGTTGTGCCCGAATCCGGTGCCTGCCCGCCACAACAAATGCAAATTTGGCTTGTGCATACGACACGTCAAGCATGATGCATAAGTACTAGAGAAGTGTGATGCCCTGCAAGTATGGCGCTAGGCACTAACCAAACAGTGGCGAGAAAAGCTCTAACTTGTCAAACTCTAGTTTGCCGAAGTGTGGCTACAAAACAAACATGCCTAAAACATTAAGCAGATCATAAAGGAACTGAAACTATGACTTGTGATGGCTTAGGTTACCCCTAACTGATAACTACAACAACAGCAAGGCATTttgtcccaagcaagttggggtaggctaccCCTAACTGGTAACTATTTGGGACAAATCTTATTTGCACTTCTCAAGTCATAAAATCCAAACAACTACTTGCTTCAGTTATTGCTGGGCCAATTTTAAAACAATACTTCAGCACATATGTATCCACATATATGATTCGTTATTACCATATGTCATTCTCTTCTGATTTCGttatatggaagtaataaaagataTTTCGGTGGACTAATATAAATGTACTGCATGTTGAATAGGGAAAAAAGAAATACCCCTGCATTTTTTGTACCAATATAAATGGAAACACTAAAATAATACCTTATTTGAGTTTGGTACAAGGTCTTGGAGATTTTTCATCCTCTCTGAGATCTTCTCTCTGCGAAGCTGCAGTATTAAGCAAGTTCCAGTTAGAAATATATGATAGGGCATGAACACATAGATAAAATTCAACCAACCCAAGTTATGAAAAAATTTCATTTATCTAGAGTGAATTTACCAAACAAGATAACTCACCCGTTCAGCAATACTATGAGGGTCAGTTGCCTGTCCACGACGAGCCCTTGCTCGTGGCTTAGCACTGGCACTGTTTCCATTAGCTGAATTTGCCTTGTTCTGCGCATCAGCAGAATGGCTGATAGGGACAGGGTACTCACTTTTATTGTTATGCATCGTTGAGCTTATCTGAACATTTGCAAACAGTCAAACTCAGTTAGATATGAATCCAAAGAAAGAGAATAAAACGAAACACTAAATATGTAACAAATGCTAAAGAATACCTTCGAAGGAATCATTGCCCCTTGTGCTTCACTCACTGCCATCTGACTACCAGAAGCGAAAGGGAGTGGAATATTGCACATCGCATTTTGTTCCTGCAATACAAACAAAAGAAGTTAATTTACCAGTACAGTATTGAATGAAAAATAACGTGTAGTTATTGCTGTTTAGTGGCAGAGTTCCAAAATTAAAACCTGTTGTTCAGCCTTCAAACCACTACCAGCTAGTTGTGACTGCTCGGCCGTACCAAAAGATGAGATGCTACCACTGAGAAATTCTTTGCTATCCTGTATTACCACAAGAATGAATAGTTAAGTGAATGAGAAATAGGTAACAGTAGTACCAATATGTTATAGTTATATCTTTGTCATGAGCCTTACATGTAGTGATGCCATGGTTGCCTCATCAAATACTGACAGGTTCCCATTTGAATGACTTGTATTGTTGAACATAGCAGCATTTTGTATCCCTTGAAAACTGAAAGCTTCTAGGCTTACTGGTTCCATGTAGGAAGGAACATTTTGGAATGTCGAGCACAGAGTTGAGGCTGAAGAAACAgcatgtacatcagcaagaaaagCTGAAACTTCACTACCATTGCTTTCAATTGAACTGGACAAGGCATGAGGAAGTTCTAGAAGGCCAGGGGTATCCAACTGCAGGTCAAATGTTCCAGGTGTTGAAGTGCACTGAAGAGTCCCTGGTGGGATTAAATTACTTTGCAGACTGCCATTGTTCTGAAGTTGTGGAAGCTCCATAAGGCTGTTGGAATGTTTGTCCTCTGACAGAATCTCACCAGATAATAGATCAGTCTGGGTGTTGTACGGCAAGCACCCATTTGCAAGCATAGCAGGGTTCTGTTCATGCTCATCAAATGTTAAATTCTGATTTGATCTAGCTCTGAAATAGCCTGTAGGTGGCATACTTCCTTCTTCTGCATATGATTCCACTGAACCATCAACAAAGCTATAATTCTCGGAAGCGGAATTGCCAGGCCATGAAGGAAAGAAAGAACCATTAGAGTAGTCCATCTTTACACCCTTACAACTTGACTCCCCAACCTCTGCTCAGAAATATTATGAAAAGAGTGACTTGTAGATACTTAAAGTGACAGCAACTGGTGATCCTATCATTCATCCATGAAGACAATCTGAGATGGCCTGAATGGTTCCTTTTGTACAAAGCTGCGCACTCGGATGCTGAGAGAACTTCAGATACACCCTCTAGAACAAACCCTGTGCAACAAAGAATAACCGTCAAATATTGAAAAACTGCATGAATGTgaataaaaatgcatgcatgaacaAAAAAAAAATGTAAAGATACAATTAAGTAAAGAAATGGTCGAGTTATAAAGCTATATTTTCTTTGAAAGGTGTTATAAAGCTATCTTGAAGCACCATATTTTGCACAAATGTGTTAACCACTTAAGTAAAGTAGTATGTACTACTTATTGTGCTTATTGTGCCCCACATAAATCATACAGAAAAATCTGGAGTGTAACTGCATCCCAAATTCACCTATTGAAATGATTCTGCTTTTATCACACTTTCAGGTGAGCATGACATTCCTGCTTTATTCTACAGTCAATTCAGCAATTGATTCTGCTAGAAAGAGCGGTAACTGATTCAGACATTCAGTCATGATAGAACACGACAAGCAACGGATGATCTTGCATTTTTTAGATATCGGGAGCCAGAAATAATTATGTATACACAATACAACCAGCTGGATATCTTCGTCTCATTAAAGCTAGACCGCGTATGCCATAAACCAACATACACTTCCTCCAGTTGCTCACAAGCATGCAGCACTGTCATCTCCTTTATCTTTTTTTTTAGTGGAGATTATCTCCTTTATCTTTCACAACTAATTATCAAAAAATGCTCATATTTATTCATAGAAATTGTACCACTAGATTGGCAACGAAAAATAGTTCCAAAATATATAATTATATATTATAAAAAGAAAATCAAAGTTGTGTATTAGAGATAGTGTCCATATCTGAAACGTCAGGTATCTTGGAAAGGATGGAGTAGCTTATAGATACAAGAAAAGTCAGCACAATTCCAAATTTATAGTCAGATCTTTTTCCTTGCCTAGTCTAGGCAGTTACCAGAAAAGTAATGGTCACACAGTAATTATTACCACAAGTAAATATCCATCAAGTCGAGCTTTCACTGTCACGGCATCTCTCGCGACACAACAACGCAtcaaaattccaagaaaattccgTGACAGAACTCATAACTAAGCTGTCAAGAACAACGAAAAGCAGAGGGAAAGGCATAAACATCGCTTTACGCATTCGTGACTTGCGAGAACGAAATTCTCTTCTAGCCAATAAACCGCCACGTAACAATCTTTTTCCCAATCAATTCCCCCTTGCAGCATCTAGGATTCAGTACATGGAGCGGAGCAAACTGACAACCAAGCTGAGAACAATCACGAACAAGGAggtgaaaaaagaaaacaaattagATTCGACACGTCGCACGCGCATCGATTCCAACCCGCAGCCGCAGGATCGTCCGTCTCTGACATTACCTGCGCCCCCTTCCCCTGCGGCGCGACCAAAACTCCGCCCAGAAACGCCGGTCGCCGCGCTGCGGCGGGATAAGCGAccgggatcacaagaatcccctAACACCACAAGAATCCCCTAAAACCCCCACAGGAAGCCAGCAGAACGCGCGCGCCAGGGCCGTACACTCTGTACAGAAAGATAAAGGGCCGGACGAACCGGAATTGGAGCACTCACCGCGGCGGAGGGACGGGGGAGCGGGCAGGGGAGACGACGGCGGGCGAGCGGGGGGGAAGGCGCGGGTCGTCGGAGCTGGTGGCGGGCGTATACTACTGCCGGCGAGGGCGGAGGTGAGGGCGACGGGAGGGGAGGGGGCGGTTTGTTTGAGCGGAAAAGGAGGAGAAAGGCGGAGGCTTTGGCTTGCTGGGGGCGAAGACTGAAGACGCGTCGGGGGTTGGACTGACTGATATGGCTGAGGCTGACGCTGCCTGTGCTGTGCCACAGCTGTTGCCGCTGCGCTTTTTGTTTACTAGCGCGCCCTCTCCTTTTCGCCTATTTTTGTCAGGGCCCCTTTTGGTCTTTTTTGGATTATTAGATGCGGTGGGGTGGGTGGAGCAGAAAATAGGATTTCTCTTTTATTGTCAAGTTTTTCTACTCTTATCTTCTTGCACAAGAGACCTGGTATGTGGTCAAATATTATTTTGTATTTTCATTTTGCTCTTGTTGAAATGTTGAGGCTTTCATTGCCCTTGTTTATTTTAAGAATGCTAGAGTTTGGTAATTTGTGACGGTCTTCTTTGGGCGATATGAAGTTGTTTCTTCGTGAAGACAGATCAATGACAATTGTGATTTTCCACCGACCGAAAGACATATGGCTCTAGGCTCCGTACCCGTATGTATGAAACGCGGTGCTATTTTCCAAAATGACAACTCACTATGTCCAGTAGATATAGAACCTTGGCGTGTTGAGAGATTTGATCCTGCACACGACAAAAGATGCCGCCACACAACTATTGCCATGGGCGTCACGCAATAGACGTCAAGGACGTGCTATTTTGTCGCTATGGCAATGCGTGCGAGACTAGATGTTCAAAACTACATCTTGTTTTTCACTTTACATTCTTCGTTTTGTGTTAAAAGGAACTTTGGTTATTCTCGGGCCCTGAATATTAATTCTCATCAATACACTTCCATGCTACCACCACAATTATAGACTaattaattatatatttttatCCTAGATACAAATATCTTTGCAACTTGTGCAGCCCGCCGCTCGATGACTTTTGGTTATATCATCTTGAAGTCCTTTTCGAAAAGCAACTATGCTGGTTTACAAAGAGGGAGAACTATACCGACGAATTGAAATTCGAAGTACCCACTGTGGCAGAGAGACAAGCCTGGGCACGAGAGATGAAGGCAAGCGAGACGGCGAGCGGGTGTACACAGAGCCGGTGGAGAGTATATACTATTATCGGAGGAGCGGAAGAGAGCGGAGGTGAAGGCAACAAGAGGGGAAGAACGGAAGAAGGGCGGTTTGGGCGGAAAAAGGAGGAGAAAGATGAGGCTTTGGCCTGCTGGCGATGGCTAAGGCTCATGTATGTTGTGGTACAACCGTTGACGATGCGCTTTTTGTTTACTAGCACACACTTTCTTTTTCATCTATTTTTTAGGGACTCtagcactagtaggaaaaggggtttttaccccggtttgtaagggccttttgtcccggttttcgaaccaggactaaagggtcttactaaagccctaaccctttagtcccggttcttacacgaaccgggacagaaggtcctccacatggccgctgctgccagcccaggcaggggggggcctttggtcccggttggtgccaccaaccgggaccaataggcagggccctttgtcccggttggtgtcaccaaccgggaccaataggcagggccctttgtcccggttggtgtcatcaaccgggaccaataggcatccacgcgtcagcagctggcaggagctgagttttttttgaaagggggtggtttaggggttttggggggttaatttaggtgtttcatatattgtgttagctagctaattaatagagagaagtgtcctctcttatctccgtgcttggtcgacgctacctACTATAtgcgtatggagaggactagacacgctagctagtaatcaaatgaaggaaacagaagatcgtcatgaacatatgcatacagagagaagtgatatcgaccacctctccttctccgagagattggtcgaacaacaagttctcgtatatctattcgatactaccggctacatatatacaataattatctcttacaatacaatctcctaattaagttgtaggaacacagggtccacatagtattctccgttttcatcgatcacgtggtcaaggaagaatgccgccaattcctcttgaattcctcgcatacgatctggtgctaggagttcatcccgcttcggaaacatctaatttgaagaagggggtcaatacatatatatatgaataaatgaaactcaacacaaatgatggtaataaaataaaattgtgaatattattgcttacgcacttcatattcttcttcagtgtagccccgctcacaggtcgtgtagcggatggactcgcaaacgtagtatccacagtaattattcccggcttcctgccacaaccactttacaagaaatagaggttaatcaaactgataagcaagcatgctaaatggtattgatgaaactagcgcttgaatcactaggagatgcgcggaacatgctactatagtacttactttcgggtgtttaaattgcagcttcttcggcagtcccggagcttttgtgatgaattttctccaaaccctgccagacaaagaaaacaattacttgatatcaggaaatgaataaagttgctgatatggtggctaatgatcgatttaacttacttctcg
Protein-coding regions in this window:
- the LOC100127073 gene encoding uncharacterized protein, whose translation is MDYSNGSFFPSWPGNSASENYSFVDGSVESYAEEGSMPPTGYFRARSNQNLTFDEHEQNPAMLANGCLPYNTQTDLLSGEILSEDKHSNSLMELPQLQNNGSLQSNLIPPGTLQCTSTPGTFDLQLDTPGLLELPHALSSSIESNGSEVSAFLADVHAVSSASTLCSTFQNVPSYMEPVSLEAFSFQGIQNAAMFNNTSHSNGNLSVFDEATMASLHDSKEFLSGSISSFGTAEQSQLAGSGLKAEQQEQNAMCNIPLPFASGSQMAVSEAQGAMIPSKISSTMHNNKSEYPVPISHSADAQNKANSANGNSASAKPRARARRGQATDPHSIAERLRREKISERMKNLQDLVPNSNKADKSSMLDEIIDYVKFLQLQVKVLSMSRLGAPGAVLPLLAESQTEGRSNSPLSSPTASQGLLDAAGPEDSLVFEQEVIKLMETSITNAMQYLQNKGLCLMPIALASAISNQKGTSAAAIPPER